Proteins co-encoded in one Schaalia radingae genomic window:
- the trxB gene encoding thioredoxin-disulfide reductase: MTDFSVSSIPSINAISLGDSQADDATAPQTADQATEATQSHTDGTVHDVIIVGSGPAGYTAAVYTGRAGLRPIVIAGELDAGGALMNTTDVENFPGFPEGILGPELMENMRAQAERFGADIRFEDARSVSLEGDVKTVTLDDETLQTRTVILATGSEYRHMNVPGEDELSGHGVSYCATCDGFFFKDKDLAVIGGGDSAMEEATFLTRFAQSVTIVHRRDELRASKVMADRAKADPKISFAWNSTVASVEGDTEVEGLVLRSTVDDSETTLPVQGVFVAIGHLPRTDIVRGQIDLDEAGYITVNEPSTHTSLPGVFACGDAVDHMYRQAITAAGSGCRAALDAERYLATL; this comes from the coding sequence ATGACTGATTTTTCCGTCTCCTCTATCCCCTCTATCAACGCAATCAGCCTGGGCGACAGTCAGGCGGACGATGCAACGGCCCCTCAAACCGCCGACCAGGCCACCGAGGCTACACAGTCTCACACCGACGGCACCGTTCATGACGTCATCATCGTCGGATCAGGCCCCGCCGGATACACGGCAGCTGTCTATACCGGGCGCGCCGGCCTGAGGCCCATCGTCATCGCAGGTGAACTGGACGCAGGTGGCGCCCTGATGAACACGACGGACGTGGAGAACTTCCCCGGTTTCCCTGAGGGTATCCTCGGGCCCGAACTCATGGAGAATATGCGTGCCCAGGCCGAACGCTTCGGTGCCGATATTCGTTTCGAGGATGCCCGCAGCGTCAGCCTCGAGGGCGACGTCAAGACCGTGACACTCGATGACGAGACACTGCAGACTCGCACCGTGATTCTCGCGACCGGCAGCGAATACCGCCACATGAACGTGCCAGGTGAAGATGAGCTTTCCGGCCACGGCGTCAGCTACTGCGCCACCTGCGACGGCTTTTTCTTCAAGGACAAGGACCTGGCGGTCATCGGTGGCGGCGACTCTGCAATGGAAGAAGCAACCTTCCTGACTCGTTTCGCACAGTCCGTCACGATCGTTCACCGTCGCGACGAACTGCGCGCCTCCAAAGTGATGGCAGACCGCGCCAAGGCTGACCCGAAGATTTCCTTCGCGTGGAACTCGACAGTAGCCAGCGTCGAGGGCGACACCGAGGTGGAAGGCCTCGTTTTGCGTTCCACCGTTGACGACTCTGAGACCACCTTGCCCGTCCAGGGCGTGTTCGTTGCGATCGGACACCTGCCACGCACCGACATCGTGCGCGGCCAGATTGACCTGGACGAAGCCGGTTACATTACCGTGAACGAGCCGTCGACCCACACATCACTGCCTGGCGTATTCGCCTGCGGTGACGCAGTGGACCACATGTATCGGCAGGCCATTACGGCAGCGGGATCAGGGTGCCGAGCCGCCCTCGACGCTGAACGGTACCTGGCAACACTGTGA
- a CDS encoding ParA family protein encodes MSELTQGDAPLSRRLQQNYADLRMLEHAVFTRPERPVVMTVANQKGGVGKTTSAVNFAAALALGGLNVVVIDADAQGNASTALGAEHGVGTPSIYDVMVEGASLAGVIQDCPDVEGLRVCPSTIDLSGAEIEMVDLPRRAFLLSDAVSEFLSVNRDVDVILIDCPPSLGLVTLNALVCADEVMIPIQTEYYALEGLTQLWSTIERIRSELNPRLRISTIVLTMVDKRTKLSEEVAAEVREHFGEITLTTVIPRSVRISEAPSYSQTAVTYDPRSTGAIAYRKAALELTQRWAQK; translated from the coding sequence ATGAGCGAATTGACGCAAGGTGACGCTCCCCTATCGCGGCGTCTTCAGCAGAACTATGCTGATCTTCGTATGCTCGAGCACGCGGTCTTCACGCGGCCAGAGCGCCCTGTGGTCATGACCGTTGCCAACCAGAAGGGTGGCGTTGGAAAGACGACGTCCGCCGTCAACTTTGCTGCAGCTCTGGCTCTTGGCGGGTTGAATGTTGTGGTCATTGATGCTGATGCCCAGGGAAATGCGTCGACGGCGTTGGGTGCAGAACATGGCGTGGGCACTCCGTCAATCTATGACGTGATGGTGGAGGGAGCATCGTTGGCAGGCGTGATTCAGGACTGCCCTGATGTGGAAGGCTTGCGGGTGTGCCCATCGACCATTGACTTGTCGGGTGCTGAAATTGAAATGGTGGATTTGCCGCGTCGTGCATTTTTGCTGTCCGATGCGGTTTCGGAGTTCTTGTCAGTGAACCGTGACGTGGATGTCATCCTGATTGACTGTCCCCCGTCGCTCGGATTGGTAACGCTCAATGCACTGGTGTGTGCCGACGAGGTCATGATTCCGATTCAGACCGAATATTACGCGCTGGAAGGTTTGACCCAGCTATGGTCAACGATCGAACGGATTCGATCTGAACTCAATCCGCGGTTGAGGATCTCGACGATTGTGCTGACGATGGTCGATAAACGTACCAAGTTGAGCGAAGAGGTTGCAGCTGAAGTGCGCGAACACTTTGGGGAGATCACGCTGACAACCGTCATCCCACGATCCGTTCGCATTTCCGAGGCGCCGAGTTACTCGCAGACTGCAGTAACCTATGATCCGCGATCGACCGGTGCGATTGCGTACCGCAAGGCGGCGCTTGAGTTGACGCAGCGATGGGCACAGAAGTAA
- a CDS encoding D-alanine--D-alanine ligase family protein, producing MTRQTDHPQRVLIIAGGLTHERDVSVRSGRRVASTLHHLGHKVCVCDLDSELLTGIEDFQPDVIWPLIHGSLGEDGSLQGLLENLDIPFVGSNSAQAMMATNKPTAKSLVGSSGLNTPGWVTLPQQLFRQVGASGVLDSLDQTMHYPAIVKPADGGSALGLSKVTSAEELRLALVDAFAYGERVMIENFVEGTEVAVSVLDLENGPTALPPIEIVTDDGRYDYDARYTTDSTEYFVPARLDQEVLDHAQETALEIHALLGLRHLSRIDVIVDPAGTVWFIDANVAPGMTDTSLFPQAADAQDSFSAVCDRIVHFVASDL from the coding sequence ATGACTCGTCAGACAGATCACCCACAACGGGTCTTGATCATTGCAGGTGGACTTACCCACGAGCGCGACGTGTCCGTGCGGTCGGGCCGCCGCGTGGCATCCACCTTGCATCACCTGGGCCACAAGGTATGCGTGTGCGACCTGGACAGTGAATTGCTGACAGGTATCGAGGATTTTCAGCCCGATGTGATCTGGCCGCTGATTCACGGCTCCCTGGGCGAGGACGGATCCTTGCAGGGCTTGCTCGAAAACCTTGATATTCCCTTCGTCGGGTCGAACTCGGCTCAGGCCATGATGGCGACCAATAAGCCCACAGCCAAGAGCCTGGTTGGTTCATCGGGTTTGAACACTCCCGGATGGGTGACACTCCCTCAGCAACTTTTCCGCCAGGTTGGCGCCTCCGGTGTGCTGGATTCCCTGGATCAGACAATGCACTACCCGGCGATCGTGAAGCCGGCTGATGGTGGATCGGCCCTGGGTCTGTCGAAAGTGACCTCGGCTGAGGAGCTGCGGCTGGCGCTGGTTGACGCCTTTGCCTATGGTGAGCGCGTCATGATCGAGAATTTCGTGGAAGGCACCGAAGTTGCCGTCTCTGTTCTTGACCTGGAGAACGGGCCCACGGCCTTGCCGCCTATTGAGATCGTCACCGATGATGGGCGTTACGACTACGATGCCCGCTATACCACGGACAGCACGGAATACTTCGTGCCCGCTCGTCTTGATCAGGAGGTTCTCGATCATGCGCAGGAAACAGCATTGGAGATCCACGCTTTGCTGGGATTGCGTCACCTCTCCCGCATTGACGTGATCGTTGATCCTGCTGGAACTGTGTGGTTCATCGATGCGAATGTGGCACCCGGAATGACAGACACGTCGTTGTTCCCTCAGGCTGCAGATGCGCAGGATTCATTCAGCGCGGTGTGCGACCGCATCGTGCATTTCGTGGCCTCAGATCTGTGA
- a CDS encoding HAD family hydrolase, protein MGNAQCLISTVLFDIGGVLVTHRPDAAKMAQVMNMDTTPSDTVKLVDHSIWFHRDAYDAGCSDREFWDHVAGDCGLGELSDATIAALVQEDITRFDLPDPDALELVCELKARGMNLGILSNAPHAIADRFPQLSWADAFDHFTFSAPLGVCKPAQRIYKEAIARSGVPADSILFIDDRQPNIRAATLAGMHTIQWTDPATAREALVNLNLLDECVAAS, encoded by the coding sequence ATGGGGAATGCGCAGTGCCTGATCAGCACCGTATTGTTCGACATTGGTGGTGTGCTTGTCACACACCGACCTGATGCGGCGAAGATGGCTCAGGTCATGAATATGGATACCACCCCGTCAGACACCGTCAAGCTGGTTGATCATTCCATCTGGTTCCACCGTGATGCCTACGATGCTGGCTGTTCAGACCGTGAATTCTGGGACCACGTCGCAGGAGATTGCGGATTGGGTGAACTCAGCGATGCCACGATCGCCGCTCTCGTCCAGGAAGACATTACACGCTTCGACCTGCCTGACCCGGACGCCCTCGAACTCGTATGCGAACTGAAAGCCCGCGGAATGAACCTGGGGATCCTGTCCAACGCGCCGCACGCGATTGCCGACCGCTTCCCGCAACTGTCCTGGGCTGATGCCTTCGACCACTTCACATTCTCCGCTCCGCTGGGCGTGTGCAAGCCGGCACAACGCATTTATAAAGAAGCAATCGCCCGTTCAGGGGTGCCAGCGGACAGCATTCTCTTCATTGACGATCGACAGCCCAATATTCGCGCCGCCACACTGGCAGGAATGCACACCATTCAGTGGACCGACCCAGCCACCGCGCGTGAGGCGCTGGTCAACCTCAACCTGCTCGACGAATGCGTCGCAGCGAGCTGA
- the yidC gene encoding membrane protein insertase YidC: MWFDKIIYPFTVAIAWVWVKIHDLLVALGMSGGPGVAWIVSIIVLTIVVRALITPLYVKQLRSQRAMSVMQPEMKKIQEKYKGKTDQASRLKMSEEMQALNKKYGTNPFASCLPLLVQMPILFGMYRALWNAGAVAQGTFNLGDHIGPIDQALAQEIERTTVAGVSLSGRLTESTGVGLAVFIILAIFMVVLQFLTMKISMERNMPQQAQDSSNPMMRTQKMMMYLMPLMFVFTAFVVQMGIMIYLSISTAWTFGQQMVMMTVMPTPGSPAYKDVLAKRERGYKEWAKPYFEEYDRKREELGSDPEAVAQLNQTSLKEIKSKARSQRVAGNFPESMSEGEVVGVYRNLALQEWTTLPDETWMRGVHRAKERSVVRQEKAAKREQPRRMSREQRKQAEAKERQLAAEHERAEQNRRARREANDRAKSELTPEEVERRRAQRKSQRNNPGQRKKKRK, from the coding sequence ATGTGGTTTGACAAGATCATTTACCCATTTACCGTTGCGATCGCATGGGTGTGGGTAAAGATCCACGATCTGCTGGTGGCGCTCGGAATGAGCGGTGGGCCAGGTGTGGCGTGGATTGTGTCGATCATCGTGCTGACGATTGTGGTGCGCGCACTGATTACACCTCTGTACGTCAAGCAGCTGCGTTCGCAGCGAGCCATGTCCGTCATGCAGCCTGAAATGAAGAAGATTCAGGAAAAGTACAAGGGCAAGACGGACCAGGCATCTCGTCTCAAGATGAGCGAGGAGATGCAGGCGCTCAACAAGAAGTACGGGACGAATCCTTTTGCCTCGTGTCTGCCGCTGCTGGTTCAGATGCCGATTCTGTTCGGTATGTACCGCGCACTGTGGAACGCGGGTGCCGTTGCGCAGGGAACGTTCAATCTTGGCGACCACATCGGTCCGATCGATCAGGCGCTGGCTCAGGAAATCGAGCGGACGACGGTGGCAGGTGTGTCACTGTCAGGGCGCTTGACCGAATCGACGGGTGTGGGTCTGGCGGTCTTCATCATCTTGGCCATCTTCATGGTCGTGCTGCAGTTCCTGACGATGAAGATCTCGATGGAACGCAACATGCCGCAGCAGGCTCAGGATTCATCAAACCCGATGATGCGCACCCAGAAGATGATGATGTACCTGATGCCGTTGATGTTTGTCTTCACGGCATTTGTGGTGCAGATGGGCATCATGATCTACCTGTCGATCTCCACCGCGTGGACCTTCGGCCAGCAGATGGTGATGATGACTGTGATGCCAACCCCCGGTTCACCGGCCTACAAGGACGTGCTGGCCAAGCGTGAACGTGGGTACAAGGAGTGGGCCAAGCCTTACTTCGAGGAATACGACCGCAAGCGTGAGGAACTCGGATCTGATCCTGAGGCTGTCGCACAGCTGAACCAAACATCGCTCAAGGAAATCAAGAGCAAGGCCAGGAGCCAGCGCGTAGCCGGCAACTTCCCTGAATCAATGAGTGAGGGTGAAGTGGTGGGCGTATACCGTAACCTAGCGCTGCAGGAGTGGACGACGTTGCCTGACGAAACGTGGATGCGTGGCGTCCACCGTGCCAAGGAGCGCAGCGTGGTGCGCCAGGAGAAGGCTGCGAAGCGTGAACAGCCCCGACGGATGAGTCGTGAACAGCGCAAGCAGGCAGAAGCTAAGGAACGTCAGTTGGCTGCCGAGCATGAACGTGCCGAACAGAATCGGCGAGCTCGCCGCGAGGCGAACGACCGTGCCAAGAGCGAGCTGACCCCTGAAGAGGTGGAACGCCGCCGCGCACAGCGCAAGAGTCAACGCAACAACCCAGGCCAACGCAAGAAGAAGAGAAAATGA
- a CDS encoding ParB/RepB/Spo0J family partition protein — MPRSDAGHAGTGDETSDLVEVPGATFAEIPTQWIVPNTRQPRSVFDEDDLNELAASIREVGVLQPIVIRPIEITSDTPDTLREYIEEKPEARYELIMGERRLRASEIAEVDTIPAIIRRTQDEDLLRDALLENLHRAQLNPLEEASAYAQLMEDFGATQEELSRRIARSRPQIANTLRLLKLPPAVQRKVASGVISAGHARALLSLSTPDEMELLADRIVAEGLSVRTTEEIARLNKPKPARVQRIRKPQQLSELGRHVAAELSDLCDTRVTVNEGSTKGKIVIEFAGAQDLERIAAVLRAQAR, encoded by the coding sequence GTGCCGAGATCAGACGCTGGTCACGCAGGTACTGGTGACGAGACGTCTGACCTGGTCGAAGTTCCCGGTGCGACCTTTGCTGAGATTCCAACTCAGTGGATTGTGCCGAATACCCGTCAGCCTCGGAGCGTTTTTGACGAAGATGACCTCAACGAACTGGCCGCTTCGATTCGAGAAGTCGGGGTGTTGCAGCCGATTGTCATTCGACCCATCGAAATCACGTCTGATACGCCTGACACATTGCGTGAATACATCGAGGAAAAGCCGGAAGCGCGCTATGAACTCATCATGGGAGAGCGACGTCTGCGCGCCTCTGAAATCGCTGAGGTCGACACCATTCCCGCCATTATCCGAAGGACCCAAGATGAAGACCTTCTGCGAGATGCCCTGCTGGAAAACCTCCACCGCGCCCAGCTCAATCCACTTGAAGAAGCCTCGGCCTATGCTCAGCTGATGGAGGACTTTGGAGCAACGCAGGAAGAGCTGTCAAGGCGCATTGCACGATCGCGTCCGCAGATTGCCAACACCTTGCGATTGCTCAAACTCCCACCCGCCGTGCAGCGAAAAGTTGCTTCGGGCGTGATCTCTGCTGGCCACGCACGAGCCCTGCTCTCTTTGTCAACACCAGATGAAATGGAGCTGTTGGCTGACCGAATCGTAGCAGAAGGGCTCTCGGTGAGGACGACGGAAGAAATCGCTCGGCTCAACAAGCCTAAGCCTGCACGGGTACAACGCATCCGCAAACCTCAGCAGCTCTCTGAGTTGGGGCGCCACGTGGCAGCGGAACTGTCTGATTTGTGCGATACCCGTGTAACGGTGAACGAAGGCAGCACCAAAGGCAAGATCGTCATTGAGTTTGCCGGCGCACAGGACCTGGAACGCATCGCAGCAGTCCTGCGCGCACAGGCCAGGTAA
- a CDS encoding aminotransferase-like domain-containing protein: protein MPGREAAQHGNRLDPWFDHYAERAHNLRASEIRALFSVVSRPEVVSLAGGMPNLKDLPIERLADSARDLIARNGSVAMQYGSGQGWEPLREQICDVMSYDGIAGADPDDVVITTGSQQALDLVSELFIDEGDVVIAESPSYVGALGVFRARQADVVHVDMDADGIIPQALEDMIHSLRKSGKTIKFLYTIPNFHNPAGVTLSEERRPHIVEICQREHVLIVEDNPYGLLGFGSDPLPALKSYAPEVVVYLGSFSKMFAPGFRIGWAYAPHAVRDKLVLASESAILCPSMVGQMAIGGYLVDYDWYSQVKTFRSMYHERCDAMMKALAEYMPDCTWTHPEGGFYTWVTLPDGLNAKAMLPRAVRAQVAYVAGTAFYYDGRGTNHMRLSFCYPTPEEIREGVRRLSTVVNAEKELVDMFGVGSVPANAHIDVEPTLPTSDN from the coding sequence ATGCCCGGCCGGGAAGCCGCTCAGCATGGAAACCGTCTCGACCCATGGTTTGACCATTATGCCGAGCGAGCTCACAACCTGCGCGCCTCTGAAATCCGCGCGTTGTTCTCGGTAGTGTCGCGCCCCGAAGTTGTCTCACTGGCTGGCGGCATGCCCAACCTGAAGGACCTGCCTATTGAGCGCCTGGCTGACTCGGCGCGCGACTTGATCGCACGCAACGGTTCGGTCGCAATGCAATACGGCTCCGGTCAAGGCTGGGAACCGCTGCGCGAACAGATCTGCGACGTCATGTCCTATGACGGCATCGCAGGTGCCGACCCCGATGACGTTGTCATCACCACCGGTTCGCAGCAGGCCCTGGACCTTGTTTCCGAATTGTTCATTGACGAGGGTGACGTTGTCATCGCGGAGTCGCCGTCATATGTGGGAGCCCTTGGTGTGTTTCGTGCGCGTCAGGCCGATGTGGTGCACGTCGACATGGATGCCGATGGCATCATTCCGCAGGCGTTGGAGGATATGATCCACTCTCTGCGTAAGTCTGGAAAGACGATTAAGTTCCTGTATACGATTCCGAACTTCCACAACCCAGCGGGCGTGACGCTGAGCGAGGAACGCCGACCGCACATCGTTGAGATCTGCCAGCGTGAACACGTGCTGATCGTGGAAGATAACCCCTACGGACTGCTCGGCTTCGGGTCAGATCCGCTTCCCGCATTGAAGTCCTACGCACCGGAAGTCGTGGTCTACCTGGGATCGTTTTCCAAGATGTTTGCACCGGGCTTCAGGATCGGATGGGCCTACGCACCCCACGCAGTCCGCGACAAACTGGTCCTGGCCAGCGAGTCAGCGATCCTGTGCCCCTCGATGGTGGGTCAGATGGCGATCGGCGGGTACCTGGTTGATTACGACTGGTACAGCCAGGTCAAAACCTTCCGTTCCATGTATCACGAGCGTTGCGACGCAATGATGAAGGCGTTGGCTGAGTACATGCCGGACTGCACGTGGACACATCCTGAGGGCGGCTTCTACACGTGGGTCACGCTGCCCGACGGCCTGAACGCCAAGGCGATGCTGCCGCGCGCGGTGCGAGCCCAGGTCGCTTACGTGGCCGGAACTGCCTTCTACTATGATGGGCGTGGTACCAATCACATGCGATTATCGTTCTGCTACCCCACTCCCGAGGAAATTCGCGAGGGTGTGCGACGTCTGTCCACTGTGGTCAACGCTGAGAAGGAGCTGGTGGACATGTTCGGTGTCGGGTCGGTCCCTGCGAACGCGCACATCGATGTCGAGCCCACACTGCCGACTTCAGATAACTGA
- a CDS encoding thioredoxin family protein, giving the protein MKRVDLRELDTLLSDDRIVFIACLAHWSPESRMVEPVFDELAGEFAADVTVVAVDTDAPQFVTFAKRWHVTWVPSAVLINPYDDEQPTRTWDGAQPKTELRHGLDSACAMKHRRASVT; this is encoded by the coding sequence GTGAAGCGTGTCGACCTGCGTGAACTCGACACGCTCCTTTCCGACGACCGCATCGTTTTCATTGCATGCCTGGCCCACTGGAGTCCCGAATCGCGCATGGTTGAGCCGGTTTTCGACGAACTTGCAGGTGAATTCGCTGCAGATGTCACGGTTGTGGCTGTCGATACCGACGCCCCGCAGTTCGTCACCTTTGCGAAACGATGGCATGTGACGTGGGTTCCCAGCGCCGTCCTGATCAATCCGTATGACGACGAGCAGCCCACCCGCACGTGGGATGGTGCGCAACCGAAAACCGAGTTGCGTCACGGACTGGACAGTGCTTGCGCGATGAAACATCGGCGCGCTAGTGTGACCTGA
- the rsmG gene encoding 16S rRNA (guanine(527)-N(7))-methyltransferase RsmG, whose amino-acid sequence MSEDAAPAAGSVPDGTGDADLVIPEEPTEAVREYFGTSFSALEHLVDMLLDEGEMRGLIGPREAGRLWSRHIVNSAAVLDFLPKRGQVLDVGSGAGFPGLVIAICKPSLDVHLAEPMERRCEWLADAIDELGLDSVTIHQARAEDLRGKGRADVVTARAVAKMSKLVRMTSKLIAPHGQLVALKGRRAALEVEDARNELKRHHLLAEVHEVPSVMEDESTYVVVARRDV is encoded by the coding sequence ATGAGTGAGGATGCGGCGCCTGCGGCCGGTAGTGTACCTGACGGCACCGGCGACGCTGACCTGGTGATCCCCGAAGAGCCCACCGAAGCTGTGCGCGAGTATTTCGGTACCAGTTTCTCGGCATTGGAGCACCTGGTCGACATGCTGCTTGACGAGGGAGAGATGCGCGGCTTGATCGGACCGCGTGAAGCCGGACGATTGTGGTCGCGCCACATTGTGAATTCAGCTGCGGTATTGGATTTTCTGCCTAAGCGTGGACAGGTGCTTGATGTGGGTTCAGGCGCGGGATTTCCTGGCCTAGTTATTGCCATATGTAAACCATCACTTGACGTTCACTTGGCAGAGCCGATGGAGCGTCGGTGTGAATGGTTGGCGGACGCAATCGATGAGCTGGGTTTGGACAGTGTGACAATCCACCAGGCTCGCGCGGAAGATCTGCGCGGTAAGGGTCGTGCTGATGTGGTGACGGCTCGTGCGGTGGCGAAAATGTCGAAGCTCGTGCGAATGACGTCCAAGCTGATTGCTCCTCATGGTCAGTTGGTGGCGTTGAAAGGTCGTCGTGCTGCGCTCGAAGTTGAGGACGCACGCAACGAATTGAAGCGCCATCATCTCCTCGCTGAGGTTCATGAAGTACCGTCGGTGATGGAAGATGAATCGACCTATGTGGTCGTTGCCCGTCGCGATGTGTGA